The genomic DNA ATGGCTCTGTCTCTGACGCACACCCGACCGGCTTGTACGGCTATCAGTGGTGGAACAACGAAGTGCCCGTCACGGCCACGAAGGTGGTGCCCGCGGCAAATGAGTCGCTGAAAGGCTCGCTCTGGGCGCTGGGGATCTTTGGGCAGATGATCATGGTAAACCAGGCGGAAAATCTGGTGATCGTTCAGTGGTCCACCTGGCCGCAGGCCGAACCGTCGTTTAGCGCACAGCCGCTGGAAGCCTCACTGATGTTCAGTGCGATTGCCAACGCGTTGCGGTAAGTCGCGGTAAGTCATCGTTAACAGCCAGGCATCGCCTGGCTTTTGTATTCGCTGCAAACAAGGGTGCGTCTGCGCGATGTCACAAAACGGCAATATCAGTGACTTACCCAAACTGGTGAATAAAAAATCAATTAATTGTTAAGTTGTTGTTACGACAATCACTCCAGATCGACCACGCGCTATTGATGCGTTAAATGCATCAGTCCATGTATTAATTGCGCTTATAAATTTGGGGTTCTTGATCCAGTTTTCAGAAACAGACGAGCAAAACGTCAACAATAAACTGGAGATAACCATGTTTTCCTCAACCTCACCTGCAACCGTTCGCTCGAAAGCGGGCGCGATACTTCGCGTGACGTCCGGCAACTTTCTCGAGCAATTCGACTTCTTTCTCTTCGGCTTTTATGCGACCTACATCGCGCATACCTTTTTCCCGGCGAGCAGTGAATTTGCTTCCCTGATGATGACGTTTGCCGTCTTCGGCGCAGGATTTTTAATGCGCCCCATCGGGGCAATCGTACTGGGTGCCTATATCGACAAGGTTGGGCGCAGAAAAGGACTCATCGTGACCCTGTCGATTATGGCGGCGGGTACCTTCCTGATCGTGCTTATTCCGTCTTATCACAGCATAGGTCTGTGGGCACCGTTACTGGTACTGACTGGCCGACTGTTGCAGGGGTTTTCTGCCGGAGCGGAGCTGGGTGGCGTATCGGTCTATCTGGCCGAAATTGCCACGCCCGGCCGCAAAGGTTTTTACACCAGCTGGCAGTCTGGCAGCCAGCAGGTCGCGATTATGGTTGCGGCAGCCATGGGGTTTGCGCTGAATGCGCTGATGGCAGAGAGCGCCATTCGTGAATGGGGCTGGCGTATCCCGTTCCTGGTCGGCTGTTTAATCGTACCGTTTATCTTTTTCCTGCGCCGCAAGCTGGAAGAGACAGAGGAGTTCAACGCACGCCGCCATCATCTGGAGATGCATCAGGTCTTTAAAACCCTGCTCGGTAACTGGCAGGTGGTCATTGCCGGCATGCTGATGGTGGCAATGACCACCACGGCCTTTTATCTGATCACCGTTTACGCGCCGACTTTCGGGAAAAAAGTGCTGATGCTCAGCGCTTCGGACAGCCTGCTGGTTACGCTTCTGGTGGCAATTTCCAACTTTATCTGGCTGCCGGTAGGCGGTGCGTTGTCGGACCGCTTTGGGCGTAAACCGGTGCTTATCGCCATGACGCTGCTGGCTCTGGCGACGAGCTACCCGGCACTGACGCTGCTGGCGCAGGCACCGAGCTTCTCAATGATGCTGAGCGTCCTGCTGTGGCTCTCTTTCCTCTATGGCCTGTACAACGGTGCGATGATCCCGGCGCTCACGGAGATCATGCCTTCTGAAGTTCGGGTGGCGGGGTTCTCTCTGGCCTACAGTCTGGCAACGGCGGTATTTGGAGGGTTCACGCCGGTAATGTCTACCGCGCTGATTGAATATACCGGGGATAAAGCCTCTCCCGGCTACTGGATGAGTTTCGCCGCGGTGTGTGCCCTGCTGGCAACACTCTACCTGTACCGTCGTCGTGCAGTGACGCTGCAAAATACCGTGAAATCAGAGGGGGCGGCATGAGACTGATTCCTCGACTGACCACCAGCGCGTTGATACTGACCGTCCTGAGCTTCAGTGCCTCAGCGAAAGAGGTGACGGTCATGATCTCAGGCGGTTTTAAAGCCGCCCTTGAAAAGCTGGCAACGGAATATGAACGCCAGACCGGAGATAATATTGTGCTCATTCCCGGCCCGTCTATGGGAACGACTCCGCAGGCAATTCCTAACCGGCTTGCGCGCGGGGAAAAAGCCGACGTGGTGATCATGGTGGGCGATGCGCTGGCAACACTTGAAAAGGACAACCTGACTCAGCCTGGCTCGCGCACGGAACTTGCGGACTCCCCTGTCGGTATGGTGGTAAAAAAAGGCGCTGACGTCCCGGATATCAGTAACGAGGCGAAACTTCGCCATACGCTGCTTCAGGCGGAGTCCATCGCCTACTCCGACAGCGCCAGCGGCAGATACGTCAGCCAGACGCTGTTCAAAACGCTGGGGATTGAAAAAGAGGTAATGGGTAAAGCAACGAAGGTTGAGCGCATCCCCGTCGCCGAAGAAGTGGCGAAAGGGAAATATGCGGTAGGTTTCCAGCAGGTCAGCGAACTGCTGCCGATTCCAGGGGTGACGTTTGTTGGCAAACTCCCGGACAACCTGCAATACATCACCCGCTTTGCTGGTGCCGTGACCCGCCACGCCGACCATCCTGGCGAAGGGAAAGCGCTGCTGGATTACCTTTCCTCGACACAGTCCAGCGCCGTGATTCGCGACACGGGGATGAGCCCCGTCACGTCCCGCGGTACTGCTCAGTAATGTGTTTTTCCAGTTCAGCCGCAATGTAAGACTGGATACGCCCCCGGCGTCGAATCAACCCCACAGTGCGTTTCACCTCCGGTGCCACGAGCGGGACAGACGTCAGTAGCGAGTGCTCTGACGTCGGCATCGACATGGCGGGCACGGCAGCAATGCCGATGCCCGCCTCTACCATACCGAGCATCGTGGTCACATGGCGCGTTTCGCAAACGCTGGGACGCTCAGGCACGATATCCCCCAGCATCCGGTCGAGCAGGTTACGGTTGCCTGACGTTTTGTCGAGGATGATATAGTCCTGCTGATAAAACGCCTGCCACGTCAGGTGAGTCTTTTTTGCCAGAGGGTGATCGCGCCTGCACGCGGCGACATAGCTATCTTCCACAAGGGGGAAAAACTCGATTTCAGAGGGCAAACTCCCGGCGAAACAGATCCCGAAATCCGCCTGGCTACGGGCAACCGCATCAATGACATTCCCCGCGCTACTGTCGATGAGCTTAATCCGGACACGCGGATAACGGGACTGAAAGCGACGAATGACATCCGGCATAAAGTAATAGGCCGCAGACGGTACCGTAGCGACGGTAATCAGCCCGGTCCGCTCTTCACTCACTTTATCAATATCAGCCAGCATGGACTCAACGTTATCGAGCAACTGCGCTGAACGTTCAGCAAAGTTCTGTCCGTACAGTGTCAGAGCCACGTGGCGGGTGGTCCGGTCAAACAGCTTCGCGCCCAGCGCCGCCTCCAGTTTTTCAATCCTGCGGCTCAGTGCTGACGGGGACAAACAGATAGATTCAGCAGCAACCCGAAAGTTGCCGTATTCCACTAACGCTCTGAAAGCATAAAGATCGTTAAGGTCAAAATTTACGGGCATAGTATCGACGTTTCTCCGTTTTGATGACGATCATCATGACGGGTTGACGCACATTTTAACAGGCCCTTAACGTTTCAACCTAACGTACAGCGGCAAAACGCCAGGCTGTTCTCTGGCGTTTTGCGTCAGGGACTTCACCCGGCAAACGACTCAGTGACGGCGTCGACAAGTTCCATCTCTTCCCGGCTCAGGAGCATTTCGATATTGACGAGAATAATCATGCGGGTATCGAGTACGCCCAGCCCAAGCAGATAGCGTCCGGACAGCACCGAGGCCACGTCCGGCGTCGGTTTAATCTGCTCGACGCCCATCGACAGAACATCAACCACGCCGTCGACAACAATGCCCACCACCCTATCGTTGAGATTAAGCACAATCACGACCGTACTTTCATCCTGCGAGGGGTCGGGCAGATCAAACCGCACGCGCAAATCGACGATCGGGACAATCACGCCGCGCAGATTGGTTACACCGGTAATGAAGTTTGGCGCGTTTGGAATTCGCGTCAGGCGATCGCAGCCGCGGATCTCCTGCACTTTCAAAATATCGATGCCATATTCTTCGTCTCCCAGGCGGAATACCAGGTACTCCTGAGCAATGGCATCGGTACTGGTCGGTTTTGTGGCGGTTGCTACGGTCATGCTTTTACCCCCTCCCTTCGGGGTTGTGGAACGTTGAGCGTTGAGAGTTCAACCACGTCAAGGATCAGCGCCACGCTGCCATCGCCAAGGATGGTTGCCGCTGAGACGCCCGGAACTTTGCGGTAGTTCTGTTCAAGATTTTTCACCACGACCTGCTGCTGACCAATAAGCTGGTCAACCCACAGCGCATAGCGGCAGCCCGCGCTTTGTACGATCACAACAATGCCGTCATCGGCGGGTACCTCTCCCGCCACGCTGAGCCGCTGGCGCAGCAGAACGAGTGGCAGATACTCACCGCGCACCTGCAACAACCGTTCCTCACCGACAAAGCGGCACAGCATCTCTTCGTTCGGACGGAGCGATTCCATTACCGCGCCCAGCGGCAGGACATAAATCTCGTCGCCCACTTTCACCAGCATGCCGTCGAGAATTGCCAGCGTCAGCGGCAGAATAATGCGAATGGTGGTGCCCGTGCCCGGCGTGGAAAGCACATCGACGTGCCCGCCCATCGCCAGAATATTTCGTCGTACCACGTCCATGCCGACGCCGCGTCCGGAGACGTCCGTCACGCTTTCTGCGGTCGAGAAACCGGCGGCAAAAATCAGCATCCACACGTCTTCATCGCTCATTGAGTCGCTGAGCGTCATCCCCTGGGCTCGTGCTTTGGCGAGAATTTTCTCGCGATTAAGTCCTGCGCCGTCGTCGCTGACTTCAATCACGATGTTGCCACCATGGTGCTCAGCCGACAGCGTCAGATTCCCGACCTCAGATTTCCCTTTTGCCACGCGCATCTCTTTCTCTTCGATGCCATGGTCCAGGCTGTTACGTACCAGATGCGTGAGCGGGTCGATGATGCGTTCAATCAGGCTTTTATCCAGCTCGGCGGAGCCGCCCTTGAGCGTCAGTTCAACCTGTTTATTCAGGCGGGACCCGAGGTCATGCACCAGGCGCGGGAAGCGGCTAAAGACATAATCCATGGGCATCATACGGATTGACATCACCGACTCCTGCAGCTCGCGGGTATTGCGCTCCATCTGCGCAACACAGCCGGAAAGCAGATCGTAGCTGGCCGGGTCGAGCGTTCGCGATAGCTGCGAGAGCATGGCCTGTGTGATGATCAGTTCGCCGACCTGATTAATAATCTGATCGACCTTACTGACCGCCACACGAATGCTACCCGACTCCTGATTTGCCGCACGAGGCGCCGCGGCGATTTTTCTGGCCACCGGGGCGGGCGTAGGTTTTTCCGCAACAGGCGGCGACGCAATGGCTTGCGTCTGAGCGGCTGGTGTGACCTTAATCTGTTCAGCCTCCAGCACAAAGCAAAGCACGGCAGTGATGTCGTCGGCCGACGCACTGGTCATCAGCGTTACCGTCAGGCTGTCCGCGCTGGCCTCCGCGGCCACCAGCTCCCCTATATGGGTTAGCTCTTCACGTAACATCGCCTGCTCGTGGGCATCCACGTTACTGAGCGTTATCAGTAGCGCGACGTCTTCGTCTGCCCCCACCTGCGGGACGGGTTCCGGGGCTGGCGCAACGGATGCTTTACTGTCCAGCGCGATCTCTCTTAAAGCCTCGCAAATATAGCGAAAGCTTGCTTCATCAGGCTCCTGCGAAGACTGATAGGCTTCCAGCTGCGCTTGCATAATGTCCTTACATTCCAGAAAAAGGTTAACGATCGTCCGGCTCAACGCGCGCTCACCGGCCCTCGCCTGATCGAGCAAGTTCTCGAGAAGGTGCGTTGTCTCCTGTAATGCGCTAAAACCGAAGGTGGCTGCGCCCCCTTTCAGTGAGTGCGCGGCGCGAAAAATGGCGTTCAGTTGCTCCTGGTCGGGAGAAGCAACATCGAGCTGTAAAAGCTCCTGTTCCATTTCGGCAAGCAGTTCTTCTGCTTCGGTAAAGAAGATCTGCGAGAAATCATTCATGTCCATCGGTATAACCCTGCACGTTTTGCAGATTCACGTCGCTCAGCACGCTTTCTGCACGCTGTGACTGCGTATCTTCCAGACGGATCGCCTGCTCTTTTGAACGACTGAGGATCAGGATGCTGATTCGGCGGTTCACCGCACTGTCAGGAGACGTATTTTCCAGCGGCATGCGGCTGGCGGTACCAATGACGCGCAGAAATCGCTCGTCATTCAACCCGGCGCGAACCAGCACGCGCCTGGCCGCGTTAGCACGTCCGGCGGAGAGTTCCCAGTTACTGTATCCTCCCTCACCGCCGGCATACGGCAGCGAGTCGGTATGTCCCGTCAGGCTGAGCGCATTGGGCAACTCCTGAAGCAGCGGCACCAGCGCCTGCAGGATCCCGTTCATATAGGATTCTGGCAGCTCGCTTCCCACACGGAACATAGGGCGATCCTGCGAGTCCGTAATCTGAATCAACAGCCCGTCGTTGGTGAGGTTCAGCAGGATATTTGACTTGAAATTGTTAAGCCGCGGATCCGTTTCAATCATCCGCTGTAGCTTATCTTTGGCCTGCTGAAGACTTTCAAAGCGCTTATGCTTATCGAGGGCATTGATCTGGCTTTTAAACACGTCCCCCTGCTGCTTGAGGATGTCATCCCCGCCGCCGGGGATGACGCTGTCGCTCAGGCTGGTTTTATTGCCATTGGACATGGAGGGCTTGATCGGCATACGGAAATAATCGGCAATCAGCTCTCTCTCCATGTCCGTGGACTGCGCCAGCAGCCACATCACCAGAAAGAAGGCCATCATGGCGGTCATAAAGTCCGCATAGGCAATCTTCCACGTCCCGCCGTGGTGCGCGTGTTTTTTCTTTTTGCGCTTACGTGAAATGATGACAGGCGTGACGTTTTTCATGCTGCGTTGTCCGCCGATTTAGTTTTCAGCGTGGCGTTGGATTTCACCTCACGAACGTGCTCCTCCAGCTCCTCAAACGACGGACGTTCACTGGTAAAAATGGTCTTACGGCCGAATTCCACAGCAATTTGCGGGGCATAGCCGTTCAGGCTGGAAAGCAACGTCACTTTAATACACTGTAAAATCTTGACCTGATCGGAGCTCTTCTGGCGCAGCAGCGTTGCCAGCGGTAACACAAAGCCATAGG from Enterobacter ludwigii includes the following:
- a CDS encoding MFS transporter, which encodes MFSSTSPATVRSKAGAILRVTSGNFLEQFDFFLFGFYATYIAHTFFPASSEFASLMMTFAVFGAGFLMRPIGAIVLGAYIDKVGRRKGLIVTLSIMAAGTFLIVLIPSYHSIGLWAPLLVLTGRLLQGFSAGAELGGVSVYLAEIATPGRKGFYTSWQSGSQQVAIMVAAAMGFALNALMAESAIREWGWRIPFLVGCLIVPFIFFLRRKLEETEEFNARRHHLEMHQVFKTLLGNWQVVIAGMLMVAMTTTAFYLITVYAPTFGKKVLMLSASDSLLVTLLVAISNFIWLPVGGALSDRFGRKPVLIAMTLLALATSYPALTLLAQAPSFSMMLSVLLWLSFLYGLYNGAMIPALTEIMPSEVRVAGFSLAYSLATAVFGGFTPVMSTALIEYTGDKASPGYWMSFAAVCALLATLYLYRRRAVTLQNTVKSEGAA
- a CDS encoding substrate-binding domain-containing protein; the encoded protein is MRLIPRLTTSALILTVLSFSASAKEVTVMISGGFKAALEKLATEYERQTGDNIVLIPGPSMGTTPQAIPNRLARGEKADVVIMVGDALATLEKDNLTQPGSRTELADSPVGMVVKKGADVPDISNEAKLRHTLLQAESIAYSDSASGRYVSQTLFKTLGIEKEVMGKATKVERIPVAEEVAKGKYAVGFQQVSELLPIPGVTFVGKLPDNLQYITRFAGAVTRHADHPGEGKALLDYLSSTQSSAVIRDTGMSPVTSRGTAQ
- a CDS encoding LysR family transcriptional regulator, whose amino-acid sequence is MPVNFDLNDLYAFRALVEYGNFRVAAESICLSPSALSRRIEKLEAALGAKLFDRTTRHVALTLYGQNFAERSAQLLDNVESMLADIDKVSEERTGLITVATVPSAAYYFMPDVIRRFQSRYPRVRIKLIDSSAGNVIDAVARSQADFGICFAGSLPSEIEFFPLVEDSYVAACRRDHPLAKKTHLTWQAFYQQDYIILDKTSGNRNLLDRMLGDIVPERPSVCETRHVTTMLGMVEAGIGIAAVPAMSMPTSEHSLLTSVPLVAPEVKRTVGLIRRRGRIQSYIAAELEKHITEQYRGT
- a CDS encoding chemotaxis protein CheW translates to MTVATATKPTSTDAIAQEYLVFRLGDEEYGIDILKVQEIRGCDRLTRIPNAPNFITGVTNLRGVIVPIVDLRVRFDLPDPSQDESTVVIVLNLNDRVVGIVVDGVVDVLSMGVEQIKPTPDVASVLSGRYLLGLGVLDTRMIILVNIEMLLSREEMELVDAVTESFAG
- the cheA gene encoding chemotaxis protein CheA, producing the protein MDMNDFSQIFFTEAEELLAEMEQELLQLDVASPDQEQLNAIFRAAHSLKGGAATFGFSALQETTHLLENLLDQARAGERALSRTIVNLFLECKDIMQAQLEAYQSSQEPDEASFRYICEALREIALDSKASVAPAPEPVPQVGADEDVALLITLSNVDAHEQAMLREELTHIGELVAAEASADSLTVTLMTSASADDITAVLCFVLEAEQIKVTPAAQTQAIASPPVAEKPTPAPVARKIAAAPRAANQESGSIRVAVSKVDQIINQVGELIITQAMLSQLSRTLDPASYDLLSGCVAQMERNTRELQESVMSIRMMPMDYVFSRFPRLVHDLGSRLNKQVELTLKGGSAELDKSLIERIIDPLTHLVRNSLDHGIEEKEMRVAKGKSEVGNLTLSAEHHGGNIVIEVSDDGAGLNREKILAKARAQGMTLSDSMSDEDVWMLIFAAGFSTAESVTDVSGRGVGMDVVRRNILAMGGHVDVLSTPGTGTTIRIILPLTLAILDGMLVKVGDEIYVLPLGAVMESLRPNEEMLCRFVGEERLLQVRGEYLPLVLLRQRLSVAGEVPADDGIVVIVQSAGCRYALWVDQLIGQQQVVVKNLEQNYRKVPGVSAATILGDGSVALILDVVELSTLNVPQPRREGVKA
- the motB gene encoding flagellar motor protein MotB is translated as MKNVTPVIISRKRKKKKHAHHGGTWKIAYADFMTAMMAFFLVMWLLAQSTDMERELIADYFRMPIKPSMSNGNKTSLSDSVIPGGGDDILKQQGDVFKSQINALDKHKRFESLQQAKDKLQRMIETDPRLNNFKSNILLNLTNDGLLIQITDSQDRPMFRVGSELPESYMNGILQALVPLLQELPNALSLTGHTDSLPYAGGEGGYSNWELSAGRANAARRVLVRAGLNDERFLRVIGTASRMPLENTSPDSAVNRRISILILSRSKEQAIRLEDTQSQRAESVLSDVNLQNVQGYTDGHE